One region of Pongo pygmaeus isolate AG05252 chromosome 21, NHGRI_mPonPyg2-v2.0_pri, whole genome shotgun sequence genomic DNA includes:
- the LOC129021513 gene encoding protein PET117 homolog, mitochondrial, translating into MSRSSKVVLGLSVLLTAATVAGVHVKQQWDQQRLRDGVIRDIERQIRKKENIRLLGEQIILTEQLEAEREKMLSAKGSQKS; encoded by the exons ATGTCGAGGAGCTCGAAGGTGGTGCTGGGCCTCTCGGTGCTGCTGACGGCGGCCACAGTGGCCGGCGTACATGTGAAGCAGCAGTGGGACCAGCAG AGGCTTCGTGACGGAGTTATCAGAGACATTGAGAGGCAAATtcggaaaaaagaaaacattcgtCTTTTGGGAGAACAGATTATTTTGACTGAGCAACTtgaagcagaaagagagaagatgTTATCGGCAAAAGGATCTCAAAAATCATGA